In a single window of the Osmerus eperlanus chromosome 2, fOsmEpe2.1, whole genome shotgun sequence genome:
- the LOC134034362 gene encoding trinucleotide repeat-containing gene 6B protein-like isoform X3, with product MEDKKKKKEDKKKREASQKVLSASVTEQKIKVPESSKPPSTQTPATPGSVSPSPGPAPPSSPCPAAGVAVPPAGNNAKRAAVANGQPPSSGTQPPQQQRYMPREVPPRFRCQQDQKVLLKRGQPPLSSMLLGGGSGRGATPPLHGDAAGATDPNLASSSSSPPHSSSSSSSVAASSPTTTTTSTYANSTWGAGSGSQPPSQGWEKVIVDGSDLEEWPSIVARARVSPEGGEGAELDGPNSSSASWSERSVQQPKGGGGGVSGTGSGSSESPSPPRSSPLSASSSLNECVPSGAAWGAPPAQAAGAGGVVEGGPAAATALYNSKVSPLPGSQEGPGGVSSGGGLGANFHPNANPSAWPALVQDGTPAGVVGGATEGGSPSSSSSITPSSFSASTAQPLPSVNPSGHRQQHLLQDRPTSDAEQHWGGGLGPEMGVGGPGPKTGGVDGIMDCGAGGGGSGNLSGSSSSSSSTSSSWRAMPPPSSSDLNTGASKTDGWGGGGGGAQGQEGSVWGFSSHGDKAGSAGDKGWGRGNEGSSNTPAVSQGAWDRGPEGEYGSAGVGGGSGNLATGSSGGGRGGSSSNSSSSGASGGGGGVGGGGGVSQDSASPTFATMTRAWDNQKPVEAVEGGVEEWGGQGGGGGVGGGSRAGSGDPNNQQEHSSHRHRSQPGPNAEVALQSMLSRTDLDPRVLSNTGWGQTQIRQNVAWDLEARSGGGGGRSDGCSSSSSTSSSSTMNTGRGPTYPPNTGSKTTDPSAGAHMAHTNQGLGPGPARDGWEGGGGAPQPGRAPLPGANSMRKPGSLGEEPEGKSAGGWGDVGPSEGPGKGWGSEDQEWAGDRRGGGGGGVARGNWREFGEQGSGGGGGGRSGWGGNQEEKGTVGWKEMGRGEGGGWGQRGGGGGERGGGGGERGGGGGERGGGGGGDWGQRDAKPVSGGGWSDGRGRGGSNSDDSSWGKMDEGGPQRGWGGGGDRGGGDRGGGDRGGGDRGGGDRGGGDRGGGDRGGGDMGGKGHQDWGGGKPHTAQIPNSQAASLKAPNQQQHQSQTQQPPPGSMQGGWGRSGGPQPQSQNQSPGWIVGPIPQIPGEALEPSGWEEPSPQSISRKMEIDDGTSAWGDPTRYNNKNVNLWDKNSASPGQTQPLQGQAQQAPPPQQQQPPPRRQQGIPPNRDANPATAPGMGPGMWGGSSNMAGQSVDNGTAAWGQSTEPAGWGDPEDPSKAGGWRNPSPNPVKSVSKSVGEGWGKGEGSVSASRNPSWEDEDDGGGVWNSAGQQGSNSSYNSVGWNQGHGGKRGNIKGGGGENWLNPMNRQFSNMGLLGDDPSVDKKLDGDRRGMSDYNGEMRRGGRGGAYRMTSSKEPGDMGPYGDKVAGHGVYGGGSGGMPPPRGIPQPGMHPINPSQGLRAQVPHQFLSPQVPGPMLKQMPSPGSGVGGVGGVGGVGAGVFPPQLSPQQIAVLSNIYPHVQQFHLACQLLLQQQQQQQQQQQQQLLQNQRKFPQPQPLRQQADPQQLARIMAILQQQRQQQGGVGGGGVGSSKLSPSHLGGSQSKQPMGDSLSHTGGGGPLSDLHAKSQGMYSGLAPGGSLSGLELGSMMGGVGGMKDGGGQQSRFKWMMEGHSPAPSPPDTAHHKNGPLPNPIKARGGSPYSQYELLGGEGLGMPPQCPSDWQRTPGSKMSTKTGTSSWPPEFQPGVPWKGIPSADPESDPYMTPGSVLGSPGPPSLNDSDHQLLRDNTGPNPSLNTSLPLPGAWPYSASDSPLGNAHSTAAKYSDYKPSWPPEPIGHNKLWKTNRNSSQLPRPPPGLTSQKQASPSPWGSGGPRLASSWGGGRGSQDSQSRFGPGSAWSDGTASRGSCWLLLSNLTPQIDGSTLRTICMQHGPLLTFHLGLTQGSALIRYSTRQEAAKAQGALHMCVLGNTTILAEFVSEEDVARYFAHSQAGGAEGAGPGVTVGSGQGSSGPGAAVASSGGSSPGSERGGGTTTGGNGGGGGGGVLGSVGSSSSGWQSLDGTISSPEVPAAQGPGLGVFAQWSTNGAGDGGGGLGGGESSRAGLWGGVTPGYSGSSLWGTPQMEDRHQMGSPAALLPGDLLGGGADSI from the exons ATGGAAgacaagaaaaagaagaaagaggatAAAAAGAAAAGGGAAGCCTCCCAGAAGGTACTGTCTGCCTCG GTGACTGAACAGAAAATCAAAG TGCCAGAATCAAgcaagcccccctccacccagacgCCAGCCACCCCAGGCTCAGTGTCCCCTAGCCCtggccctgctcctccctcgtCCCCCTGCCCAGCAGCCGGGGTCGCGGTCCCTCCGGCCGGGAACAATGCAAAGCGGGCTGCTGTGGCCAACGgacagcccccctcctctggaACTCaacccccccagcagcagcgcTACATGCCCCGGGAGGTGCCCCCGCGATTTCGCTGCCAGCAGGACCAGAAAGTGCTACTGAAGAGGGGCCAGCCCCCGCTGTCCTCcatgctgctgggaggaggcaGTGGGAGGGGAGCCACCCCCCCGCTGCATGGAGATGCAGCCGGAGCCACAG ATCCCAACCTGGCTTCATCCTCATCGTCACCCCCTCACtcgtcatcatcctcatcttcagTTGCTGCTTCTTctcctactactactactacttcaACTTATGCAAATTCCACATGGGGGGCGGGCTCTGGCAGCCAGCCCCCTTCTCAGGGCTGGGAGAAGGTGATTGTGGACGGGTCTGACCTGGAGGAGTGGCCTAGCATCGTGGCCAGGGCCAGAGTGAGCcccgagggaggggagggagcggaGCTGGACGGCCCGAACAGCAGCAGTGCCTCGTGGAGTGAGAGAAGCGTCCAACAGccgaaaggaggaggaggaggagtatctGGAACGGGATCCGGGAGCTCCGAGAGTCCCTCTccgcctcgctcctctcctctgtccgcCTCGTCTTCGCTCAATGAATGTGTGCCGTCCGGCGCCGCGTGGGGCGCCCCCCCGGCCCAGGCAGCCGGGGCCGGGGGGGTTGTTGAGGGTGGGCCGGCAGCAGCAACAGCTCTCTACAATTCCaaagtctcccctctccctggctctcaGGAGGGCCCCGGGGGGGTCAGCAGCGGTGGGGGCCTCGGTGCCAACTTCCACCCCAACGCCAACCCCTCCGCCTGGCCCGCCCTGGTGCAGGATGGGACCCCGGCGGGGGTCGTCGGAGGTGCGACCGAGGGAGGGTCGccgtcatcctcatcctcaatcACACCTTCATCTTTCTCTGCCAGCACCGCTCAACCTCTCCCCTCTGTGAATCCATCCGGCCACCGTCAGCAGCACCTGCTCCAGGACAGGCCTACCTCGGACGCGGAGCAGCACTGGGGAGGGGGACTGGGGCCGGAGATGGGAGTAGGTGGACCGGGACCAAAAACTGGAGGTGTAGATGGTATAATGGACtgtggggcaggaggaggagggagtgggaatCTCTCTGGCTCatcatcttcttcctcttcaactTCCTCATCGTGGAGAGCGAtgcctccgccctcctcctccgaccTCAACACAGGTGCCTCTAAGACTGacgggtggggaggaggagggggaggtgctcaggggcaggaggggagtgtgtggggcTTCAGCAGCCATGGCGACAAGGCAGGGTCGGCGGGAGACAAAGGGTGGGGAAGAGGCAACGAGGGTAGCTCAAATACCCCAGCGGTATCTCAGGGAGCTTGGGACAGAGGCCCAGAGGGGGAGTATGGGTCGGCAGGTGTCGGAGGAGGTTCCGGTAACTTAGCAACGGGAAGTAGCGGAGGAGGTCGAGGCgggagcagcagcaacagcagcagcagcggagctagcggtggaggaggaggagtaggaggaggaggcggggttTCCCAGGACTCTGCATCTCCGACGTTTGCGACTATGACAAGAGCTTGGGACAATCAGAAGCCAGTGGaagctgtggagggaggggtagaggagtggggaggccagggaggaggaggaggggtggggggaggctcCAGGGCGGGGAGCGGTGACCCGAACAATCAGCAGGAGCACTCCAGCCACCGCCACCGCTCTCAACCGGGCCCCAACGCTGAAGTGGCCTTACAGAGCATGCTCAGTCGCACCGACCTTGACCCCAGGGTGTTGTCCAACACCGGGTGGGGGCAGACCCAGATCCGTCAGAATGTGGCCTGGGACCTGGAAGCGcgatcaggaggaggaggggggagaagtgaTGGATGCAGTTCATCCTCGTCTACTTCCTCGTCATCCACCATGAACACCGGTCGTGGGCCGACTTACCCCCCGAACACAGGTTCAAAGACTACTGATCCATCTGCTGGGGCCCACATGGCCCACACAAACCAGGGTCTAGGCCCTGGTCCAGCCAGGGatggctgggagggtggaggcggtGCTCCGCAGCCAGGCCGTGCACCACTGCCTGGGGCCAACAGCATGCGGAAACCTGGATCCCTCGGAGAAGAACCAGAAGGCAAGAgtgctggaggctggggtgacGTTGGGCCGTCTGAGGGGCCAGGAAAAGGCTGGGGGAGCGAGGATCAAGAGTGGGCTGGTGAccgtagaggaggtggaggtggaggagttgcAAGGGGTAACTGGAGAGAGTTTGGAGAACAgggtagtggaggaggaggaggtggtcgaAGTGGCTGGGGAGGAAatcaggaggagaaagggacagTGGGTTGGAAGGAgatgggaagaggggaaggtggaggttggggacagagaggaggaggtgggggagagagaggaggaggtgggggagagagaggaggaggtgggggagagagaggaggaggtgggggaggagactgGGGGCAGAGAGATGCCAAGCCAGTAAGTGGTGGAGGATGGTCAGATGGGAGGGGCCGAGGTGGAAGCAACTCCGACGACAGTTCCTGGGGTAAAATGGATGAGGGAGGCCCACAGAGAggttggggaggtggaggagaccgagggggaggagaccgagggggaggagaccgagggggaggagaccgagggggaggagaccgagggggaggagaccgagggggaggagaccgagggggaggagacatggGTGGAAAAGGCCACCAGGACTGGGGGGGCGGGAAGCCGCACACAGCACAGATACCAAACAGCCAAGCGGCATCACTTAAAGCCCCAAATCAACAGCAGCACCAATCACAGACCCAACAGCCACCACCAGGGTCCatgcaggggggctggggccgCTCCGGAGGACCCCAACCCCAGAGCCAGAACCAAAGCCCGGGCTGGATCGTCGGCCCCATCCCCCAGATCCCTGGAGAAGCCCTGGAGCCCAGCGGCTGGGAGGAGCCCTCCCCTCAGTCCATCAGCCGCAAGATGGAGATTGACGACGGGACGTCTGCGTGGGGCGACCCCACTCGCTACAACAACAAGAATGTCAACCTGTGGGACAAGAACAGTGCCTCCCCTGGCCAGACGCAGCCACTGCAAGGCCAGGCCCagcaggctccgccccctcagcagcagcagccgccgCCCAGGAGACAGCAGGGGATCCCACCCAACAGGGACGCCAACCCCGCCACCGCTCCCGGCATGG GCCCAGGTATGTGGGGAGGGAGCAGCAACATGGCAGGACAATCTGTAGACAACGGCACGGCTGCCTGGGGCCAGTCCACCGAGCCCGCGGGCTGGGGCGACCCTGAGGACCCCAGCAAGGCCGGCGGCTGGAGGAACCCCTCGCCCAACCCCGTCAAGTCTG TCTCCAAGTCggtgggggagggctggggcaaGGGGGAGGGCTCTGTGTCCGCCTCCCGGAACCCCAGCTGGGAGGACGAGGACGACGGGGGCGGGGTCTGGAACAGCGCGGGCCAGCAGGGCAGTAACTCCTCCTACAACTCAGTCGGCTGGAACCAAGGCCACGGGGGCAAGAGAGGCAACATCAAG ggtggaggaggagagaactgGTTGAATCCTATGAACCGCCAGTTCTCCAACATGGGCCTTCTG GGCGACGACCCGAGTGTGGACAAGAAGCTGGACGGCGATCGGAGGGGGATGAGCGACTACAACGGAGAGATGcggcgaggagggagagggggagcataCCGTATGACCAGTTCCAAAGAGCCTGGAGACATGGGGCCTTACGGTGACAAG GTGGCGGGTCACGGTGTGTACGGAGGCGGCAGCGGAGGGATGCCCCCGCCACGGGGGATACCCCAGCCTGGCATGCACCCCATCAACCCCTCCCAGGGGCTCCGTGCCCAAGTGCCTCATCAGTTCCTGTCCCCTCAG gTGCCAGGCCCCATGCTGAAGCAGATGCCGTCTCCGGGCAGCGgcgtggggggggtgggaggtgtggggggcgTGGGGGCAGGGGTGTTCCCCCCTCAGCTGTCCCCCCAGCAGATAGCAGTGCTCAGTAACATCTACCCCCACGTTCAACAGTTCCACCTG GCTTGTCAGCTCCTgctacagcaacaacaacagcagcagcagcagcagcagcagcagctcctgcAGAACCAGAGGAAgttcccccagccccagcctctccgtcagcaggcagacccccagCAG ctggccAGGATCATGGCCATCctgcagcagcagagacagcagcagggcggcgtgggaggagggggagtcggGAGCTCCAAACTGTCCCCGTCTCATCTGGGGGGGTCTCAGTCCAAGCAGCCCATGGGAGACTCCCTGTCGCACACCGGCGGGGGGGGCCCCTTGTCAGACCTTCATGCCAAATCACAGGGGATGTACTCCG gtcTGGCCCCCGGGGGCAGCTTGTCAGGCCTGGAGCTGGGCTCCatgatggggggggtggggggcatgaAGGACGGAGGGGGGCAGCAGTCCCGCTTCAAGTGGATGATGGAGGGccactcccctgccccctctcctccagacacaGCCCATCACAAGAACG gtcctcTGCCCAACCCCATCAAAGCCCGGGGTGGTTCCCCGTACTCCCAGTATGAGCTGCTGGGGGGCGAGGGCCTGGGGATGCCCCCCCAGTGCCCCTCAGACTGGCAGCGGACCCCAGGGAGCAAGATGAGCACCAAGACTGGCACCTCCAGTTGGCCTCCAG AGTTCCAGCCAGGCGTGCCCTGGAAGGGGATCCCGAGCGCCGACCCGGAGTCTGACCCCTACATGACCCCCGGCAGTGTGCTGGGCTCCCCCGGACCGCCCAGCCTCAACGACTCAGACCACCAGTTACTGCGAGacaacacag GGCCGAACCCTTCCCTCAACACCTCGCTGCCTTTACCAGGTGCCTGGCCCTACAGTGCCTCAGACAGCCCCCTCGGCAACGCACATAGCACAG CAGCAAAGTACTCCGACTACAAGCCCAGCTGGCCCCCTGAGCCCATTGGACACAACAAGCTGTGGAAGACCAATCGCAACAGCTCCCAGCTGCCACGCCCCCCTCCGGGCCTCACCAGTCAGAAGCAGGCCTCGCCCTCCCCATGGGGCAGTGGAGGCCCGCGATTGGCCAGCAGCTGGGGCGGAGGCAGGGGCAGTCAGGACTCTCAGTCCAGATTTGGGCCAG GCTCGGCGTGGAGTGATGGCACGGCCTCCAGGGGCAGCTGCTGGCTGCTGCTTAGCAACCTGACCCCTCAG ATTGATGGCTCTACCTTGAGGACTATCTGCATGCAGCATGGCCCCCTGCTGACCTTTCACCTCGGCCTGACCCAGGGCAGCGCTCTGATTCGCTACAGcaccagacaggaagcagcCAAGGCCCAGGGTGCACTGCACAT GTGCGTCCTGGGCAACACCACAATCCTGGCGGAGTTTGTGAGCGAGGAGGACGTGGCTCGCTATTTTGCACATTCCCAggcgggaggggcagagggggccgGCCCGGGGGTCACGGTAGGGTCGGGTCAGGGGTCATCGGGGCCGGGCGCGGCCGTGGCCAGCAGCGGAGGCAGCTCCCCGGGGAGTGAGCGAGGCGGAGGAACGACTACGGGTGGaaacggaggaggaggcggaggaggagttcTAGGTAGTGTGGGCTCATCCAGCTCCGGCTGGCAAAGTCTGGATGGTACGATCAGCTCCCCGGAGGTGCCGGCGGCCCAAGGACCTGGTCTGGGCGTCTTCGCCCAGTGGAGCACCAACGGGGCtggggacgggggaggggggctggggggaggggagtcgAGCAGGGCAGGGCTCTGGGGTGGGGTGACGCCTGGGTACTCCGGCAGCAGTCTGTGGGGCACACCCCAAATGGAGGACAGGCACCAAATGGGCAGCCCCGCCGCCCTGTTGCCTGGCGACCTTCTGGGTGGAGGGGCTGACTCCATCTGA